One window of the Ictidomys tridecemlineatus isolate mIctTri1 chromosome 11, mIctTri1.hap1, whole genome shotgun sequence genome contains the following:
- the Ccdc27 gene encoding coiled-coil domain-containing protein 27, protein MKRCSLTPHPLARGLMILQNVSSRDTQNPEGRQLRNQHSLSRSAQAVSRYYRKMSDLKDMDSPDGFVSEMQEMRRAYLRRPGCPQFSTRATSISQLGSGTVVGLPREVCVSPETWRMMEDPLLDRRGLDTEVDRRLIPFSQSACELNHLHKEDESRTPSPVTSSPLTAQSFPRHRMPWYISVIHEKEHSLLMLEEEIRRLSELETQVQQKDQEILALQREKEVLRKQLRCLLRSKSQETPASVDRKERPSEAQKLGVLNILKSLYKDEEEQEHWVQHAKEHSEEEEEEEEEGEGEGEGEEKEGEREGEEEGQDKGPPVTRAKGSMGRMGAVPEEGTEGEEEDEEEDGDQEESEERSWELREEEGSPPRKAYSLTESFEEELMAQLEEYERMLVEFQSELGVTRTRYALATGTITTLQRQVEFLESQLRKINTENELLRKELRERKQQLQAMSDKFSSLREEKKHLEMMGLIQKDNLVLRERVSELETELTKRDLAITELSTKVGELQTQTDLDQDHRQRWKQLHEDLQSRNEVVQQAEQATRVALESAQSRLERLRSKIIQATFNVSGIKSLATEISDNHILEALQRIISERSDYYNQLKQKGVRVPPLQQSEIMLTKPKKATSK, encoded by the exons ATGAAGAGGTGCAGTCTGACGCCTCACCCCCTTGCCAGGGGCCTCATGATCCTCCAGAATGTGTCCAGCCGCGACACCCAGAACCCAGAAGGGAGGCAGCTCCGAAACCAGCACAGCCTCAGCAGGTCGGCCCAGGCCGTCAGCCGCTACTACCGGAAGATG AGTGACCTCAAGGACATGGACAGCCCTGATGGCTTCGTGTCCGAAATGCAGGAGATGAGGAGGGCGTATCTCAGGCGGCCTGGCTGCCCGCAGTTTAGCACCAGGGCCACATCCATATCCCAGTTGG GTTCAGGCACTGTGGTCGGTCTGCCCAGGGAGGTGTGCGTCAGCCCTGAGACCTGGAGGATGATGGAGGACCCGCTCCTGGACAGGCGGGGCTTGGACACGGAAGTGGACA GGCGCCTCATTCCCTTCAGTCAGAGCGCCTGTGAGCTCAACCACCTGCACAAGGAGGACGAGTCCCGGACCCCGAGTCCCGTCACCAGCAGCCCACTCACAGCCCAGAGCTTCCCGAGACACAGGATGCCCTGGTACATCTCGGTCATCCACGAGAAG GAACACTCCCTGCTGATGCTGGAGGAGGAGATTCGGCGCCTGTCTGAGCTGGAGACGCAGGTCCAGCAGAAAGACCAGGAGATCCTGGCGCTCCAGCGGGAGAAGGAGGTTCTCAGGAAGCAGCTGAGGTGCCTCCTCAGAAGCAAAAGCCAAGAGACACCGGCGTCTGTGGACAGGAAG GAGCGGCCCTCGGAGGCTCAGAAGTTGGGGGTTCTGAACATCCTGAAGTCCCTCtacaaggatgaggaggagcaggagcactGGGTGCAG CACGCCAAGGAGCACAgcgaggaagaagaggaggaggaggaggagggggagggggagggggaaggggaggagaaggagggggagagggagggggaagaggaaggcCAAGACAAGGGGCCCCCGGTGACCAGGGCAAAGGGCAGCATGGGCAGGATGGGGGCCGTGCCGGAGGAGGGCActgagggggaggaagaggacgAGGAAGAGGACGGGGACCAGGAGGAATCGGAGGAACGGAGCTGGGAACTGCGGGAGGAAGAGGGGAGCCCCCCGAGGAAGGCCTACTCCCTGACCGAGTCCTTCGAGGAGGAGCTGATGGCGCAGCTGGAGGAGTACGAGCGCATGCTGGTGGAGTTCCAGAGCGAGCTGGGGGTCACCAGGACCAGATACGCCCTCGCCACAG GAACCATCACGACACTGCAGCGGCAGGTGGAGTTCCTAGAATCCCAGCTGCGAAAGATCAACACGGAGAACGAGCTTCTACGGAAGGAGCTGCGGGAGCGGAAGCAGCAGCTGCAGGCCATGTCCGACAAG TTCTCCAGCCTCCGGGAAGAGAAGAAGCACCTGGAGATGATGGGGCTCATCCAGAAGGACAACCTCGTCCTCCGAGAG CGGGTGTCAGAGCTGGAGACGGAGCTCACCAAACGTGACCTGGCCATCACGGAGCTGAGCACCAAGGTGGGGGAGCTGCAGACGCAGACGGACCTGGACCAGGACCACCGGCAGCGATGGAAGCAGCTGCATGAGGATCTGCAGAGCAGGAATGAGGTGGTGCAGCAGGCGGAGCAGGCCACTCGCGTGGCCCTGGAGAGCGCCCAGTCCAGG CTTGAGAGACTGAGGAGTAAGATCATCCAGGCCACCTTCAATGTCAGTGGGATCAAGTCCTTGGCCACTGAGATCTCTGACAACCACATCCTGGAGGCCCTGCAG AGGATCATCTCAGAGAGGAGCGACTACTACAACCAGCTGAAGCAGAAGGGGGTCAGAGTGCCCCCGCTGCAGCAGTCAGAGATCATGCTCACCAAGCCCAAGAAGGCCACCTCCAAATAa